A region from the Rosa rugosa chromosome 6, drRosRugo1.1, whole genome shotgun sequence genome encodes:
- the LOC133716314 gene encoding uncharacterized protein LOC133716314: protein MERFFKRTSNELSSPLKESERSKQSHVEIDLANLPSDPGERNYRVRLGASVNCIRFLLRQGLAFRGHDASENSSNQGNFLELLQFLIDHNDEVRAVALKNFPENLKLTSPRIQKDIVNAAAIETTNVIMRNMSDAFFSILGDESRDVSVKEQMAVTFRYVDKNGCVTESFIGIEHVANTTAISLKKAIYALFSKHGLSFSRLRGQGYDDASDMSEEHNGLKTLILKENSSAFYVHCFAHQLQLVLVGVAKKHEIVGAFFTSVGSVIKIVEASSKRRDILREKQAFKRH, encoded by the exons ATGGAGAGATTCTTTAAACGAACATCAAACGAGTTATCATCACCCCTCAAAGAGAGTGAAAGATCAAAACAGAGTCATGTAGAAATTGATTTGGCTAATCTTCCTTCTGATCCTGGAGAAAGAA ATTATCGAGTTCGACTAGGAGCATCAGTCAATTGCATTCGGTTTCTTCTAAGACAAGGCCTCGCCTTTCGTGGTCATGACGCGTCAGAGAACTCAAGCAATCAAGGTAACTTTCTTGAGCTTTTGCAATTTCTTATTGATCACAATGATGAAGTGAGAGCTGTTGCATTGAAGAATTTTCCTGAAAATCTTAAATTGACATCACCTAGGATTCAAAAGGACATTGTTAATGCTGCTGCTATTGAAACTACAAATGTTATTATGAGAAATATGAGTGATGCCTTTTTTTCTATCCTAGGTGATGAATCCAGGGATGTATCTGTAAAGGAGCAAATGGCTGTTACCTTTCGTTATGTGGATAAAAATGGGTGTGTGACTGAATCCTTCATAGGCATTGAACATGTAGCAAATACTACTGCTATCTCACTTAAGAAAGCTATATATGCACTATTCTCTAAACATGGATTAAGCTTCTCTAGGCTACGTGGTCAAGGTTACGATGACGCGAGTGATATGAGTGAAGAACATAATGGTCTGAAGACGCTTATTTTGAAGGAGAACTCGAGTGCTTTTTATGTTCATTGTTTCGCGCATCAGCTTCAATTAGTTTTGGTTGGTGTAGCCAAGAAACATGAAATTGTAGGTGCTTTCTTCACATCAGTTGGTAGTGTTATAAAAATTGTTGAGGCATCTTCTAAACGTCGAGACATTCTTCGAGAAAAGCAAGCTTTTAAAAGACATTGA